The Lynx canadensis isolate LIC74 chromosome A2, mLynCan4.pri.v2, whole genome shotgun sequence DNA segment gagagtgagcaagcaggggaagggaaagagaattctaagcaggttccgcgctgccagtgctgagcctgatgcggggctcgaacccacgaaccgtgagatcgtgacctgagccgaaatcaagagtctgggatgctcaaccgaccgagccacccggccGCCCCCTTTCGGTTCGGTCTTTACTTCAAATTGCCTCCACGCGTGAGGCCCGCTGAGCGACGAAGGGGCAGCACGGCCCCGACACGCTCAGACCCACGGGTGATGTAACACGCCAgcgaggggaggagagagacgcCCGTGGCACGCGTGCAGCCtctgcaactattttttttattgaatattcGGCAGTGACAGGTGCTTGGTTCAGGAGAAAgctttccctccctgcccccccccccccccaccgcctggAGCTCAGGTTGGACGAGCTCGGCCACGGGGCGCGGCACGCCGGCTGGTCCACGTGCCCACGTTGCTTTCACAGGCGCGGGCCTCCTTGCCACAAGGGCCACCTGGCGCCACCGCTCCTCGTCTGTGGTTCTCCTTCTGCTCCGCCGCAGCTCCACGGGCCCGTGAGGAAGCCTGCCCACGGGCACGCGGCCCAGCGGGGCCCAGCCACCCGCCGGCagggaggccccccccccccccgcctcaggCCCTGGAGTGGCGCACGCGTGGGTGCTCGGGCCTGGCTCGCCTCGGCAGTCTGGTCTTGAAGAGGGACTTGCCCGAGGCTTCGATGTAAGTGACGCTCATCTCTTTGGGGCTGATCTCCACGTAGGCAAAGCCCCCCAGCGAGTCCTCGGCCCCATAGTGGAAGCGCAGGTAGCCGTTGGGGACCTTGCGCATATGCTTCCTCGAGGGGTCCATGAAGTTTCCGGCCCCGCTCAGCACGTAGCCCACGCCGTTCTCGTCCTGGAGGTACTGTGCACGGAGGGCGCAGGGTCAGGGTCAGCGGCCCCAGCCCCTCGATGAGGCTGACCGCGGgctttgtgcccccccccccccccgtctcgaATCCAGGGTCGGGTCTGTCCCCGACCACAGTGTCACCTCGGGCGAGGAGCAGAaaccctctgggcctcagtttcctcccctgtagCAATGGACCGATCCTGCTTCACAGCTAGAGAAGCGAATGAGCAGCTAGGAGCTGGTAGCTGGTATGACGGCTTTGGGGAAACTTTGGGCTCTTTTCTGGTTAGACAGCATACAGCTTGAGGGACGTTCGGGAGACCGCCGGGCGGCAGGCCGATCCCGGTGCGCCGTGTGGCCCGCCGGCCGGGCCGGGGgccccttcctcacctcccccGCAGACCCCTCACCTGCAGGTTGTGGTCATGGCCGCACAGGTAGGCGGTGACCTTGTGTGTGGCCAGCAGCGGCATCAGCTGCTTGACCAGGCAGCGGGTGGGCCCGTGCTCGGCGATGGACCACACGGGGTAGTGGCCGGCCACCAGCACATAGTCCTCCTTGGCCGCCGCCAGCTGCTTCTTGAGCCACGACAGCTGCGTGCGGGCCAGCGCCACGTCACGGGGCCTCTCGGGCTGCTGGCTGAGGAAGTCGTCCGAGTTGCCGCACAGCGTCACCGTGTCCAGCATGAAGATGGCCACGGACACATTGGACCGTGGGACTCTGAAGCGCAGCCGGTAGTAAGGGCTGGGGAAGTTCCTGCGGAGGAGACAGAGGCACGGGGCGCCACCTCTTGAGCAGACGAGGCCCGGGTTCGAGCCCCGGCTTCGGCTCTCGGTCCCCCTGggcgaggcgggggcggggggggggtgcggcaTGGCTGGGGGCCGGCTCACCAGCGCTGAGAGATCCTGGAGTAGGCGATCTGCGCGGAGACGTTCCCCAGGTGGTCGTGGTTGCCAGCCAGCACGTACCAGGGCACGTTGCGGAGGGAGGAGGCCGAGAACACATCCTCGAAGGTCTCCTGTGGCACACAGAAGGgacgccccacccccacccccagggtcaaGCAGCTACCCCGAGGCTCCCGCCAAGCGAGGGGCCGAGGCCGAGGGAGACACGGAGCGCCCCAGGTGCGCGCAAGCGTcagcttccctctgccctccccagagtCCCAAAGGTCGAGCGGCTTTTCCACgtggggccccccacccccactccgggGTCACACACCCGAAACCTCTTGTCGTTGGCATCCTGCACGCCAGTGAAGTAGAAATTGTCCCCCAGGGACAGGATGAAGTCTGTGCCTAGGATCTGCACGGTCCTGGCAATCTCCTTGGCAGTGGCCATTTCCCGGGCTGTGTAGAACGGGGCGTTGGGGACTCCTCCCCAGTCACCCACAGCCACAAAGCGCAGGACTGGGTTGGCCCCGTCAGCCAGGGGGAGCACCAGCGAGGCTTGCAAGATGAGCAATATAGTCTGTGTGTCCATCTGGGAGGGAGAGACGGCGCCTGAGGGCCGGGGGCTGAGGCCTGGGCAGCAGGCCCGGGAGACCCCTGCAGGGCTGGCCCCGGGGAAAGCCTTGGGTGGGGCCCTAGTTCCCAGGACCTCagggcagcagggctgggagggtCAGAGGGTAGGCGGGGCCCGGCCTGGGCCGGGGAAGGGTGGCCGTGCGGGCCCATTCGGCCTCCCTCGTCCCACACCCCGCACTCACCCTGGGGGAGGCACAAGCCAGTCAGCCgggggctcagagaggcaggTGAGCTCCTGGGCAGAACTGGCGGTCACTGAGCCTTTATTCCCTGGGGCGGACGGAAATGGATCATTAGTGAGGATGATGCAGTTTCTCCGCAGACTGTTCCAGAAGCCCTCCCCTTGGGTCATGTGAGCTTTGGAGTTCCCCAGTGCTGGACACGGGATTCGGGGTCGGGGGCTGGCCCCCGTGCAGCCGCGCCTGCCCTCACGGCCTCTGAGCGTGCCCACACGAGCTCGCTTGTGTCGTGGGCCCCGGGGCACCCGGTGAGGTGCGTGAGCTGGGTCTGGGGCTGAATGTGTGCGTCCGACACCTCCTGTGCGTCCCTGTGCTCCAGGGACGCGCTTGCTGCCTGTGCACGGGTGTGTCTGAGCTGTTTCCTGTGTGTAGCCAAGCGTGCCTGCCTGGGTCACATGTCTGCTGTGTGCCTGGGAGTCCTTTGTCCCCGTAGATGTGCGCACTGAGCCTGCAAGGCCCCGGGTGGCGTGTCTGTGACATTCGCCCGGGCTCTAAAGTGGAACTTCGCGGGACGCCCATCTGTGTCCCCGTTCTGGGCCTGAGTCAGGTTGCGTGTGTTTGGGTTGCGTGTCTCACGTGAGGTGTGTGCCTGGTGGGTGATGTGTGTTTGACAACctatgggtttgagtcccagggtcacctccctcccccaaacgCCAGGGTCTCCCTTTTCCAGGAAGTCCTGCCcacaccttcccctcctccccacccccattccccacAGGAGGAACCCAGGCGGGGAGGCAGCTGGTGACACACCTTGTGACCGCTGATTTTTGACCCTCACACCCTCAGCGGCTgcccgcagccccccccccccgggtggcCGCTGCCCCTGAGAGCAGGCAGGCGCTCGGCCAGTGGGACCCTTGCCCTTGGGGCCCGTCTGacctgcccctcacctccctgccttcctccaccCGCCCTGATTCGTCCCCTGCGCACTCACGACGGGTCCCTCCAGTCAGTTGCGAGGgcgcacggggggggggggggctcatccAGCGCGGAGGTCACCTGCTCAGCGAGGTGAGGTGACCTGCCCCCGGTCACCCAGTGCGGGCTAGCCGGTTGTGCCTCCCGCCCCCGCAGTTCGGACAAACAGGAAGTGGGTCACCGGGGCAAGCGGAGCCCCCTCCCGCGGGGCCGTGGCGGAGGTCGCGGCCGGTCTCACCTGCCGGCAGCGGGGCAGGCGGCGTCGCGGGGCCCGGACGGCTGGAGTGCGGGGCGCTCGCGGGCTGCCGGGCTTTGAGGAGGCGGCGGCCCTCTCCGCCCGGCCCGCGGGCCCCGGGCCGGCCCAGGTGATCCCCGGCGGGGAGGGCGGGCGCCTCGGCCTCCTGGGCTCGGGTGTCCTCCCGGGCCTGGCCCGCCGCCCCCGGAATCCTGCTGGGCCACCGAGCGCCGCCACGCCTCCTCCGGGGCGCA contains these protein-coding regions:
- the ACP5 gene encoding tartrate-resistant acid phosphatase type 5 — translated: MDTQTILLILQASLVLPLADGANPVLRFVAVGDWGGVPNAPFYTAREMATAKEIARTVQILGTDFILSLGDNFYFTGVQDANDKRFRETFEDVFSASSLRNVPWYVLAGNHDHLGNVSAQIAYSRISQRWNFPSPYYRLRFRVPRSNVSVAIFMLDTVTLCGNSDDFLSQQPERPRDVALARTQLSWLKKQLAAAKEDYVLVAGHYPVWSIAEHGPTRCLVKQLMPLLATHKVTAYLCGHDHNLQYLQDENGVGYVLSGAGNFMDPSRKHMRKVPNGYLRFHYGAEDSLGGFAYVEISPKEMSVTYIEASGKSLFKTRLPRRARPEHPRVRHSRA